The nucleotide window TATGATGTTTTGAACATCAAATATGGGTTCAGGATAAATAACACCTTTCACGAAATAGTTGAAGGTTTACAGACACATCTCTTTGCAGCTGCAGGCTGAAGCCCTTCAGTGTGACTGATCTGCCGTAACTAACTGTTCTTGCTGTTTTTAGCACTAAAAGCTCTTCCTGTAAGTTGGACACATCCTTACctcgtcatcatcatcgtcatcagcTGCCCTCTTCACCCTCGGTCCATCAATGtcatcttcttcatcatccTCCTCGTCACCTGAATACAAAAAGATAAAGCTTGTTAGAATGAAACAGTAGAACAAATCGAGGCTTCAGTTCAGTATTTTTCACCCCACCTGGATCACACTGCTGTGACTTCTAAACAGATGTCTTGTCAAACTCTACCAATAAATAATGCAGACAAATTTCTATCTACCTACATGAATAATTGGGCTTATGTGTAGTTATCCATCATGTGTATGATTCATAATTTAGATATGTagcaaacccttggccttctctcaataagcttcatgatgtagtcacctgaaatggttttcacctCACAGCTGTGCCTCGTcggggttcatttgtggaatttcttgccttcttgggcaagggttgggaccatcaattgtgttgtgcagaagttagcttggtacacagctgacagccctatttgactACTTCATATTATGGCatgaaccaatcagctaagtaaagagaaacgacAGTCCATCATtgctttaagaactgaaggtcagtcaatctgaaaaactgctaaaactttgaatcTGTCGCCAAGTGCAGCCGTAAAACTATCAAGAGCTATGACGAAACTGGCTTACATGAGAACctccccaggaaaggaagaccaagagtcacctctgctgctgagggtACATATTtctgagtcaccagcctcagaaattgCAAGCACCTCAGATTAGACCCCAGATAGAGAAACTGCACGAATCAGACCTTTATGGCCAAATAGCTGCTATGAAATCACCACTCAGGAAAAGCAAccagcagaagagatttgtttgggccaaaaACAAGAAGGAATGGCCATTACACCAGTGAAAATCtctgctttggtctgatgagtccaaatttgagatctttggttcaaaccaccgtgtctttgtgtgacaCAGAAAAGCTTGAatcctcaccctatctctaacaGAGAGGTCAGCTGCCCTtcagagaaagctcatttcccCCATTTGTATCTGTgatctcattcttttggtcactacctaCAGCTTGTGACCATGGGTGAGGGTAGGTACATAGATCGACCAGTAAATTACAGACCCAATATCTGATTTACAAACATGAGGACTGAAAATTTCCAGTTGAGCAGTCCTtccctttaaatctaacctttcttcttcctctcctgtcctgtctttcacatctttctccatctctgagtgaagttagctctctttcttttctctccctgtgtaatacagcagctggacctttagctagcaacacactgtgagacaagctgcacacaaacacctgtgtgtttgctgatgtttgttgagctgatagaaacacTTTTTATGTGATTTCTTATTCCATTTACACCGTTTAGGCTCAAATTGGTTCCATGTTTGGATGCTCAGTGACGTGAAATATCAAAGGCAAAACTTAAAGTAACgattttgttttgaaaatgtaaggaatagaaagtacagatatttgtgcaaaaatgttGGGAGTAATGTTGGGAGGTGTCTTCAAATATGCTAAGGATGAGCATTTTATATATTACAAAAATCCAAACTCCTAAAATGACCCCAACACTAAAAACAATGCCACGTGTGCTTTTTCCTCTCACCTCTGCATTATATTGATTgacatgttttgttgttgttctgtttcATCACCTCTTTGCTCAGCATGGCATAAAGAAGCCTACCTTCTctatcctcctcctcttcgtcGCCCacatcctcctcatcctcctctacCTCATTGTCTTCCTCACCATTTTCCTTGTCCTGACATGGTGAGACAGATTTATGTTGGTCACCAGTAACACACAAGGACTATCCATGACCTACAAGGTGTGAGAGACGTTAAGAGGAGCTGTTCTTACATTTTTGCCATTGGCAGCAGAGTCTTCTCCATTCTCTGTCTCttcagtctgtttcttctcctTCAGCTCCTGGAAGCAAACATATTCTCAGACATACTGGCCCACTTTTATGAATGCAGGAAGAGCACATGATCAAACGAGATGACCTAATGACCAAGTCTGATCTCAGCATGACTCACTTTATGGTTTCAGACAAATAATCAGGAAAGATGGTTTAGTTTAGAAAGAGAAAATTGAGcgaaaaggagaaaaaggtcAATATAAATTGCATTGTTTTAAAGTTTAACTGAATACAACATCTGTCAAAAAAActaatgtagttttttaaagaaaacattttcttaaatgcaaaaatagATAAATGATCTAAAGTACTGTaatgtcaaataaaataagGTATATGCAACATAACctaatacacaaaataaaactgcCTATACTCTGTCTGTTAGGCTTTCTTACGTTAACAGGAGGAAAAAGTTCTGACAGTGTTGTATCTGCTGGATGACATAGATGAGGTATGTGTTCATGAGTATGTGATtttgtgcaggtgtgtgtgtgtctgcaggttTACACGTGCAAATGAATGAGTGAGTTTGTTTCTTTAAGCCTCTAAAGGAGCATGTGGTAGCAGCAGTGAAGAAAAGTGAGCATATGCACATTCTGAAGATTTTGTCCTGCTGAACACAAACGTTCTGATGCTGTACATGTTAATAATTAATGTCAGTAATCATTTGGTGCAACCTAACAGCCCCAGGTAGGTGGCTCATGATCCACAACATTTTTATTGgtctgtggggaaaaaaagcttttcattttatatttttaaatattaaaacaatttcATTAACACAATATTTGATAATATTTcactttaaaactgaaaaataatgttacaAAAGTTTCAAATAAATACTGTCTAGTACACCTCATGGTCCCTTTGAGACTCAGGTGTCGCAGTTGCAGGTGTTGCAGGTCACCTGCAACAGCCTAATCTAAACATGGTATCAGACTAAGTGAACAGTTCATCTGCATATCTTAATGTAGCCGTGCGTCTGTAGCTTAagtgtagatttgctgctgtgtaaAACAAAGAGCCGTGGATGGAGCAGCTACAGAGTTGCTTTTCTTTACATTGGAGTTTGTTGATCAGGTTCTTTGATGAAGGGCTCCTGCCAGCTTTACCCAGTGAAGGTTTTAATGGTCATTACAGAAACAGCGCTGCTGTTTCGGACGCTAGAAAAAAGTTTTCACTCCAGCTGAGCTCAATGGGTCCATAATCTCTCTGTCCATGTTAACATGTGACATTATCATCACTGCTtctgttgtgttatcagtcttTCTGTTGAAACACTGGGCTCTGCGTGGGCTTTATGTTGTCGTACTTTTTACTCACATGCATGCTTCTAAATACGTTTCTATTGCAGGTCTATTTTTTGTTACAAATGTGGGCGAGCGTTACAGTACGGAggagtatttttgttttcttttgtttttttaaacaaactgtgCAGATTACAGTTTTTTACAGGCTAGCTTCCACAGCTCCTATACCCCCTACAAAATGTCTTGTGTAGTTGAGTTAGTGAAAGAAATTGATCGACCATCTTGTGACACAACCTACATCGATATCCTTGCACCTGTCCACTGCAGCCACTTCATTTTTTTACAAATCTGGCCAACTCTTCCCTGACCAGATGTAGCTTTCTGCACCATCTTTTCAACATTGGAGTTGATagactgtaaaatctaattagttcacaaaacttaaaaaaattaaatcaaatatgcaaatttgttgcctaaaagaacaaaacaaaaaaagccctACGAAAAGCTGATTTAAAAtaaccaagttagggcaacttattCATTATGAATACATTGGTCATAATTAGTTCTTACagactataaaaaaaaatatgcaaactcgttgcctcaaaaaaagaaataagcgAACTTAAGATCACCACCTTCCAACAGCTTCTTCACTGTGAGTACACAGTACTAAGAATATCTTGGTTTTTCTGAGCAATAGTAAATGTTTGGTcaatgacaaacatttcaagatcagttatattaaaaaaacaatttgtggtaagttactatttttaatttgtttacataCAAACTGAATGCAACTAAAATGACATTACGTTTTATATTCCTTGAGTTTAAGAGATTTCTAGTTCAACAACACTCAGATATAAACactgtaaatataattaaaaacacTTCTCGTAATGCagttaaaatcagcccaacttttattttcaaatgcaaaaaagCATTTCAGCCAACacactggacactgttctgctgaaacTAAAGTTTAGCTTCCTATAACTTGTATTACATAACTGTATTGCAAGTTATATTACTGATATAATCAATATAAAATGTTCAGTGCAGTCTGTAGCTCAAACACcacatttgttttgcatatAAAACACATAATTGGTTTGTTGTAATACTTTAAGGATGGTTTGTTTCCCAGTCCTGGCATTACTATCTAAATGACTGTCATAGATTTAGATGATCCAAATGTAAGTGcctgaagaaagtctttaacatTATCCCAACATCCttgtacagtggcagtggatgtgggttggagatccAATGACCTTGAAGATGCAGgtgaccatcttcactgaccacaccatctgtgatggaggactcatctctccttgtGTTCTGCAAGGAAACAATCATATTCTTTAGaacccatccattctcttccgcttatcctggagcctggagcctatcccagctaccataagggaagaggcagggtacaccctggacatgacgccagtctgtcacagggctaacacactgAGACAGGCAACCATTTACGCTCTGATTCACACCCACTTGCAATTTCGAATAACCAATTAACTAATCACCGCGCTGCCCATTCTTTAGAACACCAAGTTATATTTgctcttaaaacattttttctgcattttagaCAATCAAGTTGCATTATTACACTGTTTTCAAAAAATACTGTCAATTTGATATAACCAATtatgccatccatccattttcttccacttatccgtggctgggtcgcgggggcagGGGCCTAAGCAGAGAACCCCCAGACcacatgtcctgggtctgctctggggcctcctcccagtgggacacgcccaaaccacctcaactggctcctttcgatgtggagtagcagctctactctgaggaTGATTTCAGGTGTGGCCCCAATCCATCTGCCAATCTTTCGTTCTTCTCTCCGCTCatttgtgaacaagaccccgagatacctAAACTCTTCCACTTGGGGCAGCAACTCGTCCTTCAGCCAGAGTGgacactccacccttttccagctgaggaccatggccacAGAtctggaggtgctgattctcattccagCCACTTCACACTCAGTCGTGAACTGCTCCATTGCGAGGCGGAGGCCACCACCTGGCTAACCAAGGCTGGTAGGACTCCTCCTTCAGCTTGATGCCTCCCTTCTGAGATTACCACCTcgacaggcaccaaccacctagCGGCCGCAGCTCCTTGCTGCGGCAGCATCAGCTATGGAGGTGCAGAACATTGTCCATTTTGACTCAATGTCCCCACCCTCCCTTTGAAACTGTTGAACTGGGATATTAAGATCTCCTGAACTGGGGCTTCTGGCAGGCATCCCCTGTGCAGCCTATATGCTTGGGTGTGAcaggtctgtccagcatcctcccccaccacctgatccaactcagtTGAGTTGATAGCTCAGCTCATCTCTTCACACAAAACGTGCAGACTTCCACTACATACTGTACAGACATTGTGGtacctctaaactaagtttgtgAGATAtaatctttcaagaaatgcatccCAAACTGTTGTTTGtatttacttacacagcatgtcttatAAAATTTACCGGAGTCAACACAAAGTCCTGCTTTAATGCCTCTGAGGACAACAGCATAATGCAGTCATACCTGAGGTCTAATAACAGAAAGCACAAAAAGCTTGGTAAAGAAACAATTTCCCAAAGCCAAAGAATAAATTAGAGGAGTAAAACAGGTTggtctaaagtatgattaaacaTTTAGCATGATTAATATAGATGACACTGAATATTACTAATCTActggaaaacaaaaatacttACCACTCAGCTGATGTCTGTCCAGCAGCTCCTTTTCTAGACTTGCAAGAGTTCAGTGTAATGTGGGGAATCATTAAACTCTTTCAGTCTAATGACAATTCTGCAAACTCTCTGAGAAATCtctgacaaagtaaaaaaaccaaaaaacaacaagaataaAAACCAGCAAATTATTCAGAAGCAGATTTGATTCCTAATGGCTGTGCAACCATAGATAACTTACAACATGAAGTTCTGTTGTTTACAACATAGAACTTAATGTTGTTAAAGTTGTTACTTGTTAAAGTTTCTTGTTACAGTTTCTAATAAGCAAGATGACCAGCGGCTGTGTTTATATCTAACATAGGCTACCCCAAAATGTTTCTAATCTGACTTATGGATGTCTTAAATTTGACTTTCACAACAAAACTTGTAAACGAATACAGTTTTTAGTAAAAAAGTAATGGTATTAAgactacttttttaaaaatgttgctaGTTAAATGTAAAAGCAGTTTGTTTATGTTGATAAAGAatggctagatttgacattcaCAGATGCCGCAGATGTAGCCATAAAGCATTAAAACAAATGCAGGAGTTCGAATACATGCTTGTAAATTATTGTGCTGGTTGATTTTGCCACCTAACAGTTTGTGTGAATTGAAAACATGACAACACCGCTAACAGCTGCGAAAACGTCTCGTCTCTTATCTAATAATTTCTAAGCTCACTTTTCCCATTTCGAATGAAACAGTTAATTTCACTGAGagaattgtaaaaaaaaaataaataaattaaagctgcagggtttatgtttttttaaccaaCATAAGCCGAGAGGCAGCAGCATGCACACAGAGCATGGGTGATACAAGGCTAGGCTAACACTGGCTAGCAAGTTTATAAACCTGGCACTGCAAGAAGGCAGAAAAAGTAAATTATTTACTCACCAAATCAGTGCACCtcctataagaatcacagtaaTGCCAACAATAACCACTTAAGCTGAAGCTTCTCCAGCTGCATCCAGGTTTGCTCATCAtagtccagaaaaaaaaaaaacatacatgcCATGAAAGTGTGGACTGATCTGTGCGAGGGAGGAAAGCAGCCACATGGCATTTTTAAACCACATCATTTTATCCTTCCACTGAAGGAAGACTGCCTTTTGCAATTTCTCTGCAAAGTCATGCGAtgatgaattaaaacaaaataaaatgaccaTTTCACATGGTTTTAACTGGTAGGCATTTGTATGACCTAAGACGCACATTCTCAatataattctttgtttttgtgtagaaacaaaaaacaaaacctacaaaacaacaactgtgATCTCCACATTTCAGCTTTCCTCAAAATAATGAGGAAACACCACAGAGAAAGGCACCAGCCTCTCATCACCACAAACCAAAAGATTCAAAACACTAATCACTGCATCATCATTATTTATCTATGCCTAAAACAAATAGGAAAAAGTGAATATTTTTTGTCAGTAGACCTCTCCGGTGTTTtccctcctgtcctcctcacctTTGTGGAAATGGGATGCCAGTTGTCTTTTAGAAACACGGTGCTTCGACGCTTTAATTAATTCAATCAATTCATTGATTGGGAAAAAACAGTCAAGTGTtcatttattcttctttttaatgttgCTGGTAATGTGATTCTTCATGATTCATTGGAATCTTAAATGTGGCCAGAGTTTTATCTCAATCGACAGCAAAAGTTCAAACTGTTCTGAAAATACAGGCACGTTTCTGTGACTTATTTAGTGTCTGAAACGGGTACGAGTGGACCTGTGGTCAAATTCACCAAAAATAATAAAGCTGTAGCTTCTGTTTTCCCACATTCATTGATGATTATTCCACATAAGCAGTCTGTTGTCCTGTTGTCGATTGTGGATATCCCACCTGCTCTTATAATAATAGTTATAAGattatattttgttattttctagTTTCTAGTTGAgtgaggaggatggagagaTTGTTCAGGAGCAGGGTGAATGAGGGAGCAAATAGTtggctggaaaaacaaaagttattTTTCACAAAGTAGTTTTCCGTGCCTTTCACGGACGCTCACTCTGCTTTCCAGTAGCACACTGAAAAATGCCAGTGGGCATTCTAAACAGAGCATATTAACATGAATGCAGCATTTCACAGGATTCATTCtaaacatggctgaacaggACAGCTGCCGCTATGTGAAGTGAAGGACTACAAATCTATTCTCCACTCGTGAAATTGGGGTACATGATGCTCTGTGTTGAGTTTGCATAACAAAAAGCGCGTTTTCACCCTGCCACTCCAGGTCTATGGAGTGGTTTTCCGGTGTCTGTATGCACACACTGCCTCTGTGTGGTTAAGAGACTGAAATAATCTCCATGTCTCTCATCTTATCTGATTGCCATAAATAGTTCTTAAAACACTGAGCCTTTGCCTAGGGTTTGATAACTAAAGGCTCCACATTAAAACGGGTGGATTAGATTGAAATTTCTACTTTGAATTATTCTTAGACACTACCATAGGTTATCCAACTAATTAGGCTGCTTTTGAAGGTAACGCTGTAATGGATATTCGATTGAACTGAGGTTTGCTGATGTGAGAAGGGCTGATAACATTTGCAAACAGCATATTATGAACAGCACATTATGAATGGGAGCTGAGCCCCCCTAAGAGTTTGAACCTAGAATGGCACCTGGTTAGAGGAAAGGAAGGCTTCCACCCCTCATGGAGCGCGTGAGTCGGCTTGCAGACAGACATGCACAGCTTCACGGGCACGGCTCGCGCGCCAGCTGTTTGAATTAGAGTCGCAGAGCATTAGCGTGTACCTGTAGAACACCCTGCGCCGTGTCGCTCGCTGTTAGcctttgtttgaaaaggagctgctcagaaacaaactgagCGGAAATCACCAGCGTCCCCTCGGCATCACTCAGTACTACAGTACCAGCGGGTGCACGAGGCGCGAGGACTCTGAGACATTAAAGAAAACTCGGTTAAAGAAGAAGAGAGGCGCGAGGGTCCGCACAGGCACAGCAGCCTGCCTCCACCGTGACGACACTGGTGAGAAACACAGGAGCGTGCGCGCTCCCAGCTCCGCTGAGGGCCACAGTAGCAGTGAGGTGGAGCTCCACATGCATAAACTCAGATTATTGCTCGATCGCGTCGCTGGAGTTACAGAGAACACAGAGCTGGACAGTTAGAAACATGCGTGTTCACGCCGTTTCACCGCAGCGGAACTCccatttgtttttgtgaatgaTTACACGAATACTATCAGAAGCAATAACAATGAAGCCGATATTTACTATGTTAAAACCAAAACCAGAACAGTAGTTTAACAAGACTAGATGTGGCTCTATGACAGTCCCACGGTCGTGAATGGAAACACTCGGTGCTGGGCGGGAGATAACCCACTCTGCTATCCTACCTCCGTCCCTGAAGGTCTTTATTTGCTTTCGGTCACTGCTTCGACTTCTAAACGTTCCCCAAACAGTAAAAGTAACAGTTCTGCGCGCCTCAGCCGGTTCAGTTCCCTCAACTATCCGAGAGTTTGGCGACAGATCGGGACAGCCCTCACAGAACACACGCCTGCATTGACGAGTACAGCGGCCGTATATGTAGTTTGTGAAATGACAGACAGGCATCCTACAATCTCTGCATGTCTGACTCTAAATGAAACTGGGAGGCGGTATTAAGCTGCCCACAGAGGAAGCTTAGAAATGTTCCCTGTGCCAAAACTAGTACCTTAATCAGCCTGTCTTTATTCTCCATGCATTCACTCGGATCCTTCAGTACATATGTCAATGGATTACAAATGTAAGATTTATATTAGAATTTTGTGCATACAAGCAGATCATAAAGAATATCATCTAGAAAACTGGTAGTCTTCTTTTTCATACGCACCGTGCTTAAAATAGAAACATTAGTAACAGGTTACAGTTATAAATGGAAGCAAGAGTTAGAAAAAGCATCGTGCCCTGTCTCCTTCTATTGTCCTTACCTTGGTGCTCAGTTCTCCGCTGCTTTCCACCTGGCTGTCTGCCATATTAGATATATAAAAGGAAATTATTGATATCCAGTCAGAAtatagcaaaaaataaaaatgaacgtATTGTAATTATTCCAGCTGCTGTGTTAAGAAAATCGTTGCGCTGTCAGCTGCGTGTCCACCAGCTGGAGCCCCCTTTTTTATATAGCAGTGGGAGGAGACGGGTGTCCAGAAGCGCACTGTGATTGGTGGTTTGGCTTTGACAATGTCCAGCCTACTATTGGCGAGGGGAAAACAATACCCAGCCCtctttgtgagtgtgtgtgtgagtcctCGATACTGACATTGAGACACAGATACACTATAAACCTCACacatgctgacacacacacacacacacacacacacagtgcatgtTTAACTTGAACCATTTCACAAGCTGGAGCCTGCACTTTATACTTAATACTACTGTCATATACCTGCTGTTCAGTTGTGTAAGAAGCATCGCCTAATTACGCGTAATGAAAGGAGCGATGCTGAGGTAAAATATCCCAACAGCATAATGGGCAGGCACCTAGATTTTACTTCAATAAAAGTACTCAAGTATAACCAGTGTCATTTAAAAAGCTGTCATCATGCTATACTACACTacttctattattattattattattattattattattattattattattattattattattcggaATTGAACATGCAATAAgattttctttgactttttttttaaaaggaataATGCAATCAGTTTCTCTCAGTACTACGTATTATATGTATCAATTGTATGTGTAGTGGTTGCTATATATGCTTAGCCTATGTGCCAAGATGTGCCAAGATCGCGTTTTATGTTCGTTTTTTTCGTAACTGAGTATTGTCTCTATTGTCCTTCTACTTGTTCCCAGTTATAGTACTTCTATATAAGAATGGGAAAGAGAAAGGCTGGAGAGATGGCGAGATAtagagaggagggagaggagggaggaCGGAAGCTTGGTAGCAGGATTGGAAGGGCTTTATGGATCCAAAGGAGGAAAGTGTGAACATATTAATGTGAAAATGTTCTCTGTGGACAGggctgcattttttattttattttattttatttattttttatttttttgcctaaTAACATTTACATAATGCGTAGTAAGTACTTTATTATTaaaggaaatattaaataatccTAGTAAGACGTTAATACTGGAACTACAAAGTAAAGAAGAACTTGAACGCTACACTGACTGAATCCGTCCTGTAATCAGGATAGCTTGTATTAAAAATCCCACAGAGGGCTTCGGGGGCTTCCCTCACCAACATGGCGAGTCTTGGAGTCCGTATTGCGTCTTGAATGTTTAACACTTGTCCTGATTGGTTAGAGAACCGGAGTAAACGTAAAACTGACGCTTTGCGCCCTGTGAGTGGCTGACAGAGCTGCCAATCACGCAGAGCCGCTTATGAACGTGTGCGCGCTGTCGGGCAGCAGACAAAGACAGGAGCGAACCGGAAGCAGGTGGACGGGCTGTTTCTGAGCTGCTCTCAGGCCTCAGAATTCAAATGAAAGAACCTGAGACAACACATTTCGTACTTTTAAATTAAAGTTAGGTAATGTTTGAACACATTACAGAGAGACCCTTAACACATGGTTAaattcttttgtctttttatatCGTTTCGTCAGAGACATCCCAGAGGTCTTGGAGGTGGAGAAGAAATTCCAAATATGACCGATCAGGCTGGCTGCTGTGGGCAATGTTTTCTTGGATCATTTTAAATACCAACAAATCATTGTTGCTGGTCTTTACTGCCACAACCTACCCTTTTCTAATGACCACCTGAGTGCCCCTCCAAGTCACAATCATgtaaacagagaaaacaataaAGGTACCAAGCATTCTAACCAGTGGGTGGTATGAAGGAGGATGCAATTGATGTTTCTTTTTGAGTAATTAATGTTTGATTTTAATTAGGGCTACAGAGTAATCCATCGATTAACCAAGAAATCAGATAAGAAATACTTTTGTCTTATTAATGAGCCTTGGGAAAGCTGGCCCCCCTGACCACAGTGGAAGCTGTGCCTACACACGTGACCAGCCTGGGCCTCTCTGCACATTTGGCAACCTCTGATGGAGAGGACGGACTGTCCATACTTGACCTTAACGTTGTTGCTTCTGAAGTCtcattaaacattttctttatgtCAAGCACATCAG belongs to Oreochromis niloticus isolate F11D_XX linkage group LG17, O_niloticus_UMD_NMBU, whole genome shotgun sequence and includes:
- the ptmaa gene encoding prothymosin alpha-A; amino-acid sequence: MADSQVESSGELSTKELKEKKQTEETENGEDSAANGKNDKENGEEDNEVEEDEEDVGDEEEEDREGDEEDDEEDDIDGPRVKRAADDDDDDEDEVESKKQKTDQ